The following nucleotide sequence is from Sparus aurata chromosome 22, fSpaAur1.1, whole genome shotgun sequence.
AgcaataaaaatgtgttatcTCTAAACTTGTCGGTAATAACCTCTGCAACAGACCTCAGAAAACAAAGAGGTATTGCACACGCCGTATGATCGGAACTGATTGGCCTTTGGAGGGATTTTATAATTAATATTCATCCCCGGCACCACACCTGTCATCAAGATGCCGACATCATACTGCCGGAGTTGGGCTGTATAGTACAGTCTCAGTCCAGAACTGTCTGTCCTGcctaaacagacagaaacaaccGTTTATAAATGATTCATAAAATGGACAGAATACATTACAGTATGTGTCAGTATgagggtatgtgtgtgtgttatcatcCAGAGAGCACCCAAGGCAAAAGTTTTCATTGTATTAAGAAGCACTGGTGGCATTTTTTAAGTGACATTACACCAATCTCACACATAAAgtcagagcgtttcagacagagggggaatacatacagtataagaCAACTGATGAGTTTTTTTGAGCATCcaagcatgtaaacctgttttAGCATTACCCCAAAAGGAAATTATGatcctgaaaatgagcataatatgtctccttcaaCCATTTATGATCTACAGTATTTACCTGATACATTGTTTGGATTATTGTAGTGGATTTCCAACCTATAGAACGTATCACTGTCATCACCTCCGACAGGTATACCCACATTTTCTGGAAGATCCATCACCTGAGGTTTCAGGGGATAAACTGTGGCATCAGCTTACACAAGCACAAAACTGACATGGaatatacacagacactgaaatGAATCAAAGAATTCAGAGGTGGACACTTGAGTctccctcacccctcctccGACTCCCCATGTTGCCACCACCCCGAAGCAGGCGTCCCCCATGTTACCCTGGTAGCACTGGCTGTTGTACGGTTGCGTCACAAAGGAGGGGCAGCGGTACAGCAGCATGTGGTGAACAATGTCAACATTTTCTATGACCGGTTCAACCTGAAGTCAAGTAATAAAGTAAAGAACAGTGAATgactgtaaaaaagaaatatgcttGTTCTTCTTAATGTTCGGTTTGTAGCTGTGGGACTAGTTTTGTATTAGATTATGCCCAATAAATGACCCTTACCTGTACAGAATCAGTGCTTTTCATTGAAACTGCTTTTGTCAGACCAATTAACGTCAAATCTGACAGTACGTTGTGCCAATCAAACATTTTATGTAAGGaatgttgaatttttaatttgGAAAAGTGATGATGGTGGGACAATTACCACAATTATATGTTGTTTTGTAGTTAGCCATGGAAAATTCATGACCTTGCAGTGGTAGTAGGTATGAGTAGTAGGGACAGTGAtctgtagagaaaaaaaaaaaagcaagcaaaATACAATTTCTGTCCGTCAACTACTGCACACATGTCAGGATTGTTTTGCTGTCCTGTGAGATAATCCATTGAATTAGATAAGCGAGCTACAAAGTAAAAGAATAATCACATTTTCCACgattcattcatcaaaactGTTCTGAATATCTCTTACATTTTCCACTGTGACACTGAGAAAGTTGGTGTTGGGTAAGGTCGTCCTGGCCATGTAGTTCAGCAGGTTGACTTCCTTGGTGCCTCTTCGGGCCCCGTGGTAACTGATCACATCTGTTGTTCCGTAGGCATAGATCAGCTTAATGGGTTGAGCCTATAAAAGAGATGgcaacaaatatatatataatatatatttttaaatatattttgtcaACATAAGGTCCAAACATGAAAAGGCGTTTATTTGTGGAAAAGGGATGAGGTGCTCTTGTGTTCCTAAAACTAAAAAATCCCATCTTTATTGACCTTGAAATAGATAATTACACTAACTTTGCAGGTTACTGTTTATAAACCCGAATATCACATATGCACCTGGGTTTAATTACCAGAAATGTATAACATTTCAGGTGTTGAATGGAAAGCAAAATCTAGCCAGCCTTGTTTCTGTTGTTACCATTGTCTTCATATCTGAGAACAACATCCAGTTGAACGCAAAGGTAAAGGAACATTCAGGTGAACCTGACAAAAGACTTCCTATTACAAAGTTTAGATTGACAAAAGCAGGAAACTTGAGCTCCACATAGAGAATGAGACCAAATACTGAGGTCAATAGTACAAAGGACTATAACATTACAAATAATGAATCACAACAGTGGAGAAATAGTGAAAAGCCAATTAAAGCTCCATggtgtaaaacaacaaacaaagttTAAGTGAGAAGAAACGACTTGTTGAGGGATGTTGGTCtactgttaccatggaaacagcAGCCTCCTCAATTAAGTAACGCACCATTCTTACGTAGTGATTCATTTTTATGACTGTTTCTGAAGGTTTATAGTGACGAAATCTCCATTTCATAAGTCATTTAATGAGATTTAGCCATGAAACTTGACAGTATGAAATCAAATTACTCCTTGGTTTATAAAACCAATTAAAGGACAAAATCCCTGAATACAAAGGATACTTTTGTATCAGTGGTAATGCctgctgcttcttttcttttaactttttttcccttaaaatgaagtccatattttgcatatcGCTGCAGGCGCTCATTAGCAGCAACATTACTGCGATACTTATCATATCGCCTTCACCTTACATGTTTGAGACCTTCACACCAAGCCAATGACCACAGTTctagactgtgtttcaacatttgatCGTTTGAAATCACTTGATATTGCTAAGGAGACATCAACACAATTTCCGACTATTTTTCGAATGAgtaaactggatatttttgtcGGGAAGATGGGACatcttttattgtgtttttgttgatcattttatgccaaaccatgatcttttacAAACCCTcgccttgtgttttttgtgtctaaacctaaccagaccacaaGTAGAACGTTATTACTGCATAAAATTGTTTACTGGGCCTAAAGGAATGTAAACTTTTAACATATCTATGATTTACAGAAACGTACATTGGCAAAATGTATTCTTACCATCGTGTTGAGGAATTTCAACAATCTTATTTCAATTACACAATAAGTTAATGATTATAAGTTTGTGAAATAATgacacatttactttttttttactaatcaTAGATATTCGTCGATATTTTAAAAACTGCTGTAATGGTGAGTTTGGAGataatgtttaaatgtctcACAGTGATTTGGAAGTCTTGCTGATCACATGACACGATGGCCCTCTGAAAGCTCATGCTGGTTTGACCGTCACTTTCGTTCAGGGAGAGGAGAGTGTAGCTCTGCTCCGTGTCCTCCACAGGCATGGCGTTCCCTGTGGCATAATAATCCTAAAGGGCCAAAAAAGACCCAAAAAGAATAAGAATGTGTTATGTTTGCTGGTGACCATGAACAGAATGAGCACAAGATATTTGTCATGGAGGAAACATAACACAAGCTTCACATGCCGTTGTTAATTTCTTACCTTGAAGTAGCTTCCACTGGATCCGAGTCCCCCCATGACGATATCCGCCCCCTGCATGCCTCCGTTCGGACTGAAGCCAAAGCCAACCCAGCCTGTTGTGTTAACCACAAATTTGAATGTAATGGTCCCTTGCACGTCGTCGAAACCCCACTTCAGGCAGACCAAATGGTTCTCGTCCAGGTATTCCATGAAGGGCAAGCTGGGGTCCGATGCCCCCACTCCTTCACTCCTGACCAGGCACAGGTAGAGGAAAAGAAGCAGAGAGCGCATGATGTCTCCGCGAGGTTAGAGATCTCCAGACTGAGCTTACTGCCTGCAGGTTTGCCAAAGACCCTCCCACCCTCCACTGGCACACCTGCGTTGCTAGATGGACTCAGCTGATACAGGCAAAAAGTGCTCAGTCATGTTGCATCGGCCTGTTTCGAGCAACAAGTGTTGTACATCTCTTAAGCCTCAATCGCTTTCTGATATTTGTATTAAATCCCACTTTCATACAAAGGTTTCTTCAGAGCTCATTTTCTGCAAGATCACTGTCTTTGCTGTCAGAGCAGCGGAAACCCTCAGCCTTTACACATAAAATACACATTCACAACTTCCCTCCTGTCCCTCTCGACTGCCTGTGGTCAGTTGAGTGGACTACTAACAGCAAACTGTGTCTCTTCTCACTCACTCCCCGAATGATTCCAACCTGTTCCACCGGTTTCTTGTGAGACCACCGCAGGCGTTTGATATATGAGGAGGTGACGAGGAGCGAGCAGGAATGAAAGGTGTGACTCTTATTACGGCTGGGGTCAAGGTGTTCAATACTGACTCTGACCACGATGAAATGAATACAGCTcactctttcttcctctttgtaaTGTAAGgatattctgctttttttctttctttctttctttgtcatttatgacagtaaatgaagagtctttgtgcTCTGGGAAGTTGTGACAAGACCttttcacaatttcttttaacattttataaataaaatgtgtaaaatgatgtgtgactcttcaacacacacacactaaaactgTTTACAAGGTCTTTGAGAGTACAACTGCACAAGTGGAAAACATAATATGcagccttttgtggcttcagGTGAAGCTGCGTGAAATCTGACAAACTGCCTCCATTGATGCCACTCAAAagggttgcattgtgggtaatgtaggcgccaggttttgaaaagcatagaataaaaaggtgatatctctggttcttcTGTcaacatcattttttaaaactgtaagTAATGAGTCCAatgactacattacccacaatgcaacttgttCTAGATTACATGCCGCTTCCCCTGGAGCCACAGAatactttatactacttttttcataCAGTATTACTCCGCAAGACCTGTggacacactttaatgtgtataaTATGTAGATCTATCCTTAAGAAATTCAACTTTAAACTGCAGCTACCTTTTAATATCTATGATGCGAGCAAATAAACATAGAGCATGCCTaaatattctttaaaaatcaggcCTGTTGTCACTTTGTTGTCAAATATGTGAGCTGGACAGAATAAAGAGACATTATCATTAGACTGACACGTCATATGTTTTGTCCttgtgttttggtttgatgGATAAACCTGGACAGCAGTCTTTACATGGATGCATCTGTCCCTGACCCACAGAGACGTCAGAGACATGAAGTATCTTTGTTGTACTGTAGTAGCACACTGGGCCCAGCAGGGGCCGACTTCAGCCTGATAAACAGGCCCTGGGTCACTCCCTTTAGCAGTGGAGCCAGCTGTTAACAACGCTGTCAGCAAACACACGACTGTAGCTGCCAGGAGACTGGAATAATAACCCACACACCGGAAGTTTCACCATTGTTTGGCCTCAGAATTTAAAATACTATAATGTACTAGGATCCTCTCAGTGTAGCTGGAAAACACCCTCATAAccagtaaaataataaaaaataaaatagatgattgattagatttttttttcaattattattcTTATAGACAACCTTTTGATTGCGGCTATTATTACTTTAAGAATATTAATTatcaagtgatttttttaaaggtttctcaatatcttttatttatttatttttgcccaTTGCGTGTGttacattttagttttaaagGGTCTATCTCTACCTTCACGTTGTTTGATTTGAGCTACTCGTCTTGGAGGGGCCCATATCGGACGGAGGCTACCTTTCCGGTTTCTTTCCGCGGTGCAGgtcactccctccctccgcGCTGTCAGCAGCTCTGCGCGGTTCAAAACTTGCAGCAGTCGCACTGAAGCCACTCTGTTCTCCAGCGCCTCTCTCTTCCTGCctgctttttagtttttaaagtggacaaactgttttttttactcatgtGTTAAAGTGTGCGGCTCTACACCGGGAGGAAGTTACCGTGTTTGTCTTCActccgtttttttttgtttttttttatagttggTAAAGCAGCGGGGGAAATGTCCAGCTGAGGATTTCGAAAAACTGAAAACCGCAGGGCCTGTTTTTGTAATGATTGATCAATGCTTCGACAATGGCGGTAAAGGTAAGTCGCACAACACTTCCTAGGCTGTGTTAACGTCAAGCATGTCTGTTAAACTTCCTCGAGTTCTCACCTgacagctgctgttttcatgAATTATGCTGCTTGAGGACTTGTTACAGTGTCtcgcattttgttttcacagtgaaCACTTCACTCGATAAGCGACACATTAAAGAGTCAGGGACATTTTACAAACTCTTCTTCAGACGCTTCTGCTGGAGGCTAGCGACACGTTTATATTACCGTGAATGTGACACGAGTGTTTACTTTGCTGCTGTACATGGAAAATGTGTCTCATTAAGAAAGTGTCTTGTGACATTTTACTACCTTTCCAGTGCGGGTCATCTCCGCCTCCGAGGAATGCTGGGAAATGTAGTCTTTGGCGCGTGTGCATTCAGTACAGTTTATGTGTGAGTGAGGTTGATTTACAGTGTGTACTCTTCATTTATACAGTTAGTTTTAGTATTAGCAGTACAATAATGTGAGTTACAGGCAGACTATGAGTATTACTATTataatgaaaggaaaaaagtgAGTTTTCAACTACCACCTTCGTGTTTTAGTCTTGACAGTGCTTGTAATACCAATTTTTTAGGGCCTGACTGATGTATCCGATGGTCGATATTATTAACCGATATTGGCccatcacagatatatcagCACCGATGCACAGCTGCGTTTAGTTCATTTATTTGAGATGTACGTAACAGTAAAAATGGTGCTGCACTTGCAAAATGCTAATTTACAAAACATGGCTAGATCAGGCTTTTTGTTGTCTGAGCTTTATGTTGCCCAGATTTGATCAATAATTTTTTAATAAAGATTATAATGTAGAGAAAGGTGCTCCGGTGCCCCTcaaaaatattgtttacttaATGAGTTGTGTACATGTAGTGGAGGTTTTAAGTTTACGGGTTACAGTTTTGCGTATGGGGGCAAAGATGTCTTCCAAACTAGTTGCAATGTCACAAAATCGTGTCAAGCTGTCAAAGGTAAAAACATCAGTGTAAAGCAACAATAGTGAGGCAAAGTCCCGCCCCTTCCGGTGTGCCTCGTTGAGTCAGTGGCAAGAGACCATGGATGACACATAAGATGGTTGCCCATTTAAAAGATAATGAATTACCTTTTAGTTTTGTGTGAAACTGCACAGTCGACTAATTCGTCTCACTCAGTGTACATGACCATCACCTTCGCCTTGAAATAATGTCCCACGGTGGTCAAACTGAAGGGGTCTGACTTCACCTCTCTGTGAGTAAAAGACTTTGTGATGGAGGgggattttaaatgtaaaaaacatctCAGCATATCAGACCATGCTATTGGAAAGGGCTGGACCATCATTGGCCTAAGCAGACACTGAAACGGAAGCAAAGTGTTTTCACTCCATGAAAAATAATAACCGAGCCGGCAGAGCGGAGGCTGTGTCCTGAAACATTCATGAGTTCCTGTTTAGAAACATCAGCAGGCTTCCATGACTCCTGGGAGGTGGCAGGCAAACACTAAAATAGATCTCTGTTCAGGGAAGTGCAAATAGTCCTGCATTCCACCTCCATAGGTTAATGAGCAAGTTGGGTGGATAGTCGAGCTCTTTGACTCTTATTTTGGATAACAAGTGGCAATCCATGTGACATTAGACAGtcaaatgtatgaaaatcaGGCATGAAGTGACCTGTGTGTGAAAGATGACATCATCTTTAGaattgttttcactttgttaCCTCTCATTCAtgcatatatttgtgtgtgtgtgtgtgtgtgtgcgcgcgcctcTGGGGCCAAGGGGGAAGGCCGATTAGTAGATGTGGGTCAGAATAACCACAGGCTCCTGTATTAAACTGACCCAGGTGACGTGTAGGTTTTGGGCTTTGTTGTTGGTTGACACTGGTGCCTAGACAAGTCAGCAAATCACACCCAGGGGAACTAGTCTGGCCTGTTTCCCTGCACCTTGATTTCATCCCACAACATTACAAATATTGACAGCGCTATTGGATGAGTTGCTGCATTCACTTGAGCATACATGTGGAACTATATGTTCATGTGCGGGCTTcataacaagtgtttttttcccctgatcGTGTACAGGCACAAGTGTTATATGACTTCATTGCTGAGCCTGGAAACAACGAGTTGACAGTGAAAGAAGGCGAGACGGTCACCATCACCAATCAGGTAAATTTGTACCAGAACTCCTCCTCTGCCTTCCTTTTACCCCTACTAGAACTTCATTTGAGGAATATTGTTGTGCCATTTTTAGATTGTTTATtaacacaaaaatgtacatttaccAACATAAATGATGAGCAAATCCTAATTTTTAaggaagctggaaccagcaaatgtttgactttgtcacttgaaaaaaaaaaaaaaagattgtaaaTCTGTTCATAAAATAGTTGGCAAAATGTTGATCAATTTGTCATCTTATCGTTGCTCTGATCCCTATCTCCCCTCTGCAGAGTGCAGGTGGTAGACGCAGGATACCACTACTTACTGCCTCATTTGGTTtaagttttgtgtgtgtcatttaaaGTACATATTTGGATTGTATGCATAATCTGGTCAATAATTAGTCTGGTAGAAACCAGACTGACATtgtggaagaggaaaaaagaaatgcatttttaacttttctttttttaggaaTTGAATTTTCTGCCTAAAATTGTAGTGTTACTTAACTATATTAGCTTTGCCTCAAATGGAAATGCCCATGTGACTATTGAAGTCCGTGTGTGATCTCAGGTTGTCTATGAACCACGAGTGTCACAAACATgtaaggaggaaggaaggacgaaaaggaaagaggagagggagtaAACATGATGTCATTATAGCTGGTCACCAACAGTTCAAAGGTCACTCACTGTGTGCTGACCTACATAGTTTTCTACTCAAAGTCGACGTTAAGCCAATCGGGACCCACTGTATAAGTGAAACAGAATCTTTATTCCTcactaaacaaactgactgtgGAGGAATTTGTCCTGGGagctttcagtgtgtttacagataCTTGGGTAACCTGGTTGTTGTCAGCCTTTCGCTCTGACCTGAGTCCTTAACTGACATGTAATTGAGAAAGCTGTTTTCTCTAATTgtggtgaaaaatgaaaacaaacacggTTACAATAACACAAGCTACTATAAATTTTCAGTGCTGTTCAGACTTTTATTGTCCTTCAAGGGGACAGAAGTGGGTAAAAAATGAACACACACCATATGGGAGGATATGGGACATCACAACAGCTTACCACCAAAATGTCTCTTAAATGAAAATCCCCCCCAAATTTAGGCAGCAACATCAGTCAAAAATATTGCAGAAACAAATTGAGAAATCTGAATATCGACCAGCTCtgtgtaaatgtacattttagaGTAATCAGGTAATTGCAATGCACTTAAACACATTCTCAGACGTCCTTATAATGTGTCTTTCTTGTCCATGTGACGCAGACAACTACTGTCTGAAGTCAGGTGATTTATGCTTACATGTTGTTCTGGGTCTCGCTCTGTTTCAGAATATTGGAGGCGGCTGGATTGAAGCACAGAACTCCAGAGGGGAGGTTGGACTGGTTCCAGAAGACTACATCGAGGTAAGATCGACAGTCACTGAGTTTATGTTGGTGATTACATCTCATATCCCACCAAGTATTTGAAGTTTAACCCCAGAAAATTAAGCCGCGAAACCATCTGCTATCATGCTTTGAGGTCACGATGCACAGCGTGTACTGTCTATATCAAAGTGAGaccaaatatttaacatttcaccCTCTCAGTGGCTCTATCTTTTCTTATTGTCATTATTTACAAGGGTATGTTTCTGCAGTGACTGCAGACTGTGGTGCTCTGAATGTCTCTTGCCTCAAACTAGAATCACAACAGGATGTGCCTCCTTCAGGGTTTTGCTGATTAGGgtgtttgtatgcatgtgtgttcaGTTTGATCCAGCAAATCCAGCAGCTCTGACTTCATCGTGAGGATATGATTCACTCTGAAGACATTtagaaagaaacacagagagctGGATTAAAAGTAAAGTCTATGAAGTCTGTTCAATAGTTTAGCCTCACTCTAAACAGCATCCAACAACGTAGTGGCTGTGTGCAACAGGAAGGTTGATTTTCTCCATCTGCCTTACTTAGCAAACAAGcttgtgtggatgtgtgtgtttgtctgacctCAAGTTACCTTCCCAGCTGCCCCCAGACTGTTTTGATTCTGTTTGCAAATCATCAAGACTCCACTGATGACAATTGCACTCATAGCTTATGTAATTTCTCATGAAAAACACCAGGACACGGCCTGATTTTCATGCAGCTACTTTCTATTTCAGtgccacccactggtaaaaaaTAAGATCTGCAAAGGCAAGCCAGCAGAAATAAGTGTGGCATCTTCATACTGgcagatttaaatgtgaaaatgtgtgtgccATCACACAGGGAAAGTTACAAACCCACTTTGAAAAGCCAGGGAATACCAAGGAAACACGATCACATTACAACATctttaaatgtcattaaatcaCACTGGAATATCTGGAGGTGTTCTCCTAACGGAActgttctccctctctctctgtcttttatctttttattttagtttggtCAGCAATTTCCATCGTTCCCAGCAGCTGGAGGCCCAGCACCTACTCCAAGTGTAGGAAATGTTGCAACTGCGGACCTGTCCATCTTTGATGCCTATGCTCCCCAATCAGCACCTGCACAAAGCCAGGTAATGCACTCACCTAATGAAGGTCAGCTGCACAATCGTCCTGAAGGATTACATTGTAGCCAGTTTcctgactgcagctgcagcgCTCTTGCTCAGATGGGGGAAAATAGGGTCCAGGTTAAAGAATATACTGAATTTACTCTGTAATGGTCCCATATTATAAAAAGTGAGATTTTGATATTTCTTTAGATTATCAAGCAGACTTAGCTGCTATGTAAATGCTGTGAAGGTAGCAAAACAGTTAAtccacagagaaatgcacaAAGCCcgtattcagaaactgtgtgATCAAACGAGCCTTCAGGACATGAGGTTGTGAGGTCATCGCCCTCGGCCACAGCCCAGCCTAGTTACAAAAACAATGGCAAGGGCGGAGGCGGAAAGAAAGTGGGTGGTGCCTGCTCAgtcctgtgagagctgaccaatcggaGCTCACTGGGCCTTTTGGGAAGGGGCCTGAAAGAGATGGGCACTTAAATGGAGCATTCAGAcggagggtgaatagaggtgctgcagcaaaggacagtataataaaaaataaataaataaaattaacattttgtaGTAGGCATCCAAAATAATAGATAATAAGTATGAAAAtaagcataatatgggacctttagtTCATACAGGTATCAAATCAAATGCCTTACTATTGCCTATTTATTGACCTTTAGTCAGAGTATTCATATAATATACAGCCATAACTTCTCTAAATTCAGCTGCCCAGACCATTCCTGGGGAAGTAAGTATGAATACCTGCAATAGTGCCCTGCACAGAGCGCCTGCCGTGTTCCCATTCCCCCCCTCAAAATGTGCTTGTGTTGGAGTGattttttcaaacaaagagCCAAAAAGCAGAAGTGAGTGATCACAGAGTTTTAGTGACGTTCACTCAGGGTGTGCATATCCTACAGATGCAGAAGTGAGAGCAGCTGCTGTGGGAGATATTCACAGCGGTCATGTCATTTATAACTGTCGGAGGTTTTAGCTCGAGTAAGTAAGAACCAAGAGGAAATAGGGCAGTAAAATCTTTTGTCGTTGGCAAGCAGGAAGTTCTGTGAATATGAGTGTACTGCTGGATCAGTAGAAATTTGGGCACACTAAGTGTTTGAGTCGAGACAGGAAATTAGTCAGTCAGCTCCCTGTATCTCTTttcacatactcacacacacacacacacacacacacacacacacacacacacacacacacacacacacacacacacacacaagcacagctACATCCAGCTTTGATTTAACCCATCCCCTGCTGTGTAAACCCTCACTGCTGGCGctttgtgatgatgtcaccttcTTTTCCCCTCAAGGTGGATGCTGGGGGCTTAAGTCCCCAGCCGGACACCCCCGACACCCCAGTTACCCCCTACCTTTCGTCCCCTGATGAGGTAACTGCCACTTGAGGGTGGATGAGGCCGGGTGGCATGAAACCAGGCCCTCCACCCTCAACCCATGCTCCGCCCCAAGCCCGCTCCTATTTTGATTGGTCTGCTATGGCAAAATCCCCGTCCCACTCTTACTGCCTGCAGACAGCATGATCTCACCCTCTCTGTTCAcctcacactgtcacacacaaacacacacgccaATCGACTCCCACACCCTTTATCACGATTCTGAATCAGCACCAATGTGAAACTTTAAAAACTTAAAGATCCTAGTATCTTGAATGTAAACGACTAATCACACTGACAAATCATCAGAACAAAAACGAAACATTGACTCCAGGAGATAATCATAACTTCATTTataatcttcagatttttttttattttttttatttcagttactGCTGTATAAGATATTACTTGTATATTTGCAATGAAAGGGCTGGAAAATTATGTTTCACATCACTGCACTGCTGTGTTCATTGTGTCAATTAGGGATGCATGATATTTATCAGCCTGATAATGGGAAACTTATATTGGTATATATAAATCAGATAATGAAATTATAGTCACTGAATAGAGATgatggaagaagaggaggaagaagaaaaagaagaagacgaagcaGCACAGCAGGCTGTTGTCATGCTCATGACATCAAACTGTTGCCCTCGGTAGCACCAAGCAGTGTAGACTAGAGAGCCAAACATGTCTACATGGTGTGGATGATTACTTGATTAACAGTTTCAGGGGAAGACAGATTCAGATTTAGATAATCAGATGATTAATTATTAATGTTTCTCATTGACTCTTACCCTACCTTACCCTCAGGTGTGAGTAAACAGCAGGTTGTGAACTTCTTTTTAGAATAATAAAATGGGAAATAAACGGTATCGGCTTAAATCACAAATGATATCATGCATCCCTTGTCTCAGTCTGTCATTGCAGCAAGTCTTTGTGATGCCACCAGTTCATTTACTGTACTTTTCTGTATGTCTATGTGCATTATGTGGTGTGTGACCATTCATTAGTTCAAGTTAGCACTAAGCTAACAGCAGCCTACAAAAGACACACATCCACTGTATTGCATGGTTGTCTAAACAGTATGTCTGCTTTGCAAGCATGGCATGCAGTTTTAAGTGCTGTAAATAAAATGGTCTGTCTGAGCTTTAGGAtgataatgtttgtttgtaagcatgtgcttttctttaaatatgatgttttattatttggaCATTAGTGGTTACTGCATGTGTAAAGCAACATTTACAAACTACAGTGTCACAGTCGAGTTGGCTCGTCTTAACTTAACGGATTCCCTGTTCAAGGCCAGGACCGCATCATGTGTTTGAAGAAGCATGTTGTTTTAAGACTCCTGTCAGCGTCTCATTAAACAGACTCTCCTCTCCCTCGCCgccctttctcttcctctttcatccctcacattttctttctcttgtctCTTCCAGGCGAGTAACGGTAATGATCCGTGGTCGGTGTGGAACGCGGACCCCTCGGGGGGCTCCAACAACAACTGGGCGTCCAACCCAGAGGGCACCCAGACTGGGAAGACTGCTGCTGACCCCTGGAG
It contains:
- the moxd1l gene encoding DBH-like monooxygenase protein 2 homolog; translation: MRSLLLFLYLCLVRSEGVGASDPSLPFMEYLDENHLVCLKWGFDDVQGTITFKFVVNTTGWVGFGFSPNGGMQGADIVMGGLGSSGSYFKDYYATGNAMPVEDTEQSYTLLSLNESDGQTSMSFQRAIVSCDQQDFQITAQPIKLIYAYGTTDVISYHGARRGTKEVNLLNYMARTTLPNTNFLSVTVENITVPTTHTYYHCKVMNFPWLTTKQHIIVVEPVIENVDIVHHMLLYRCPSFVTQPYNSQCYQGNMGDACFGVVATWGVGGGVMDLPENVGIPVGGDDSDTFYRLEIHYNNPNNVSGRTDSSGLRLYYTAQLRQYDVGILMTGVVPGMNINYKIPPKANQFRSYGVCNTSLFSEFLNPMPDLKVFSVLMHTHLAGRKVRVGHYTSNGTQIDFLGLDENYHFDLQQMTNMGVIKTIKQGDEILVECTYSTASRTGVTKMGLGTTDEMCLVFLYYYPAINVTTCQSHPNTRHPSMNTSDQIFGGTTTPDQDEIAAHERLLKTVPQFQVIADDGLTFKSYPGGMIREMMKTPTVTCNTPNASSRLVTSWIVNPAGVILLLLWIAMM